One Poecilia reticulata strain Guanapo linkage group LG19, Guppy_female_1.0+MT, whole genome shotgun sequence genomic window carries:
- the myoz1b gene encoding myozenin-1b isoform X1 has protein sequence MPLSSSAPSNKRKAASKIITDLSHITQNEDELDPDAAEFDLGTKIKTPKDVMLEELSLMKNKGSKMFRMRQQRVERFIVTNENMQNLQNLLMSPPVVPPKPEKPKAEKVEEAVNTLEKAKRRKEYVRTYISPWERAMTDEELKATMKPCMPGPIHIHPDLPQYKSFNRTALPYGGFEKASKLLTFELPEVSAAGEEQEPLPTLQADICSRPSFNRTPIGWVCIDGSSHVQPDVEVPYETEVPCETDDL, from the exons ATGCCTCTCTCAAGCTCTGCCCCTTCTAACAAGAGGAAGGCGGCCAGCAAGATCATCACTGACCTTTCCCACATCACCCAGAATG AGGATGAGCTGGACCCGGACGCTGCTGAGTTCGACCTGGGCACCAAGATCAAGACGCCGAAGGACGTGATGCTGGAGGAGCTTTCCCTGATGAAGAACAAGGGCTCCAAGATGTTCAGGATGAGGCAGCAGAGAGTCGAGAGGTTCATCGTGACCAACGAGAACATG cagaacctccagaacctgcTGATGTCTCCGCCTGTTGTTCCACCCAAACCAGAGAAGCCAAAAGCAGAAA AGGTGGAAGAGGCAGTAAATACTCTGGAAAAGGCAAAGAGGAGGAAGGAATATGTCCGCACCTACATATCGCCATGGGAACGAGCCATGACAGACGAGGAGCTGAAAGCCACCATGAAGCCTTGTATGCCGGGACCCATCCATATTCACCCAGACCTGCCTCAGTACAAAAGCTTCAACAG GACAGCGCTGCCGTACGGCGGATTCGAAAAGGCGTCCAAGTTGCTGACCTTTGAGCTCCCAGAGGTCAGCGCTGCCGGTGAGGAGCAGGAGCCTCTCCCGACCCTTCAAGCCGACATCTGCTCAAGACCCTCGTTCAACCGCACGCCCATCGGTTGGGTCTGCATCGACGGCAGCTCACACGTCCAGCCGGACGTGGAGGTCCCCTACGAGACGGAGGTCCCCTGCGAGACGGACGACCTGTGA
- the myoz1b gene encoding myozenin-1b isoform X2: MPLSSSAPSNKRKAASKIITDLSHITQNEDELDPDAAEFDLGTKIKTPKDVMLEELSLMKNKGSKMFRMRQQRVERFIVTNENMNLQNLLMSPPVVPPKPEKPKAEKVEEAVNTLEKAKRRKEYVRTYISPWERAMTDEELKATMKPCMPGPIHIHPDLPQYKSFNRTALPYGGFEKASKLLTFELPEVSAAGEEQEPLPTLQADICSRPSFNRTPIGWVCIDGSSHVQPDVEVPYETEVPCETDDL, from the exons ATGCCTCTCTCAAGCTCTGCCCCTTCTAACAAGAGGAAGGCGGCCAGCAAGATCATCACTGACCTTTCCCACATCACCCAGAATG AGGATGAGCTGGACCCGGACGCTGCTGAGTTCGACCTGGGCACCAAGATCAAGACGCCGAAGGACGTGATGCTGGAGGAGCTTTCCCTGATGAAGAACAAGGGCTCCAAGATGTTCAGGATGAGGCAGCAGAGAGTCGAGAGGTTCATCGTGACCAACGAGAACATG aacctccagaacctgcTGATGTCTCCGCCTGTTGTTCCACCCAAACCAGAGAAGCCAAAAGCAGAAA AGGTGGAAGAGGCAGTAAATACTCTGGAAAAGGCAAAGAGGAGGAAGGAATATGTCCGCACCTACATATCGCCATGGGAACGAGCCATGACAGACGAGGAGCTGAAAGCCACCATGAAGCCTTGTATGCCGGGACCCATCCATATTCACCCAGACCTGCCTCAGTACAAAAGCTTCAACAG GACAGCGCTGCCGTACGGCGGATTCGAAAAGGCGTCCAAGTTGCTGACCTTTGAGCTCCCAGAGGTCAGCGCTGCCGGTGAGGAGCAGGAGCCTCTCCCGACCCTTCAAGCCGACATCTGCTCAAGACCCTCGTTCAACCGCACGCCCATCGGTTGGGTCTGCATCGACGGCAGCTCACACGTCCAGCCGGACGTGGAGGTCCCCTACGAGACGGAGGTCCCCTGCGAGACGGACGACCTGTGA